The proteins below are encoded in one region of Sulfurospirillum tamanense:
- the pal gene encoding peptidoglycan-associated lipoprotein Pal: protein MKHLVVASLATLMLVFTGCSQKSPQVDMTQSTTTPSSVDSKMDNISGVDATKVETGAEAVAKLIADLEQKAGKVYFDFDKYTIRSDMQQVIEANAALFKQVNAAGLSIKVEGNCDEWGTDEYNYALGLKRAKAVKDALVAQGVSSERVMVVSFGESNPVCTQSNKQCWDQNRRAEFKLLP, encoded by the coding sequence ATGAAACATTTGGTAGTGGCTTCGTTAGCAACATTGATGTTGGTGTTTACAGGGTGTAGTCAAAAGAGTCCTCAGGTGGATATGACGCAAAGCACAACCACCCCAAGTTCTGTAGATTCTAAGATGGATAATATTTCTGGTGTCGATGCTACCAAGGTGGAGACGGGTGCAGAGGCTGTTGCCAAGCTTATTGCGGATCTTGAGCAAAAGGCTGGAAAAGTATATTTTGATTTTGACAAATACACCATCCGTTCAGACATGCAACAAGTCATCGAAGCAAATGCAGCCTTGTTCAAACAAGTAAACGCAGCAGGTTTGTCTATTAAGGTCGAAGGGAACTGCGACGAATGGGGAACAGATGAATACAACTATGCGTTGGGACTAAAGCGAGCAAAAGCGGTAAAAGATGCCCTTGTGGCCCAAGGTGTTTCAAGCGAACGTGTTATGGTGGTAAGTTTTGGCGAAAGCAACCCCGTGTGCACCCAGAGCAACAAGCAATGCTGGGATCAAAATCGACGCGCAGAATTTAAGCTACTTCCCTAA
- the tolB gene encoding Tol-Pal system protein TolB, whose amino-acid sequence MKKFIMLLVCVVGLFASDATVEIVKRLERLPVVALQDATADDVDAGLKRRFFQMLIGDLKVSANFDVLDEYTKSTYGGDYRLHHTSTKTPDLVLRYKLEYSWGGEILARVKVFNGGTGTLRSERSYKIAQPERYPFLAHRMAVEFNDGLGLPSIAWMERFIIFSKYTTPKQSEIVLADYTLTFQQTVVSGGLNIFPKWADARQSGYYYSDYTAKVPTLYHVNLSSGQKTKIAQSEGMMMVSDVSQDGTRLLLTMAPSDQPDVYMYNTQTKHLERLTTYSGIDVSAGFIDDERRIVFVSDRLGYPNIFSKTIGQSSVEQMVYHGRNNNSVSAFGRYMVYSSREKSSEFGSGTFNLYLISTQTDYIRQLTATGKNLFPRFSNDGESVLFIKEYGAQSALGVIRLGANKSFHFPLKAGHIQSIDW is encoded by the coding sequence ATGAAAAAGTTTATTATGTTGTTAGTATGTGTTGTGGGATTGTTTGCTTCAGATGCAACGGTGGAGATTGTTAAGCGTCTTGAGCGACTCCCCGTTGTTGCTCTACAAGACGCAACAGCTGATGATGTGGATGCAGGACTTAAGCGACGTTTTTTTCAAATGCTAATCGGGGATTTAAAAGTTAGTGCGAACTTTGATGTTCTTGATGAGTATACAAAAAGCACTTACGGCGGAGATTATCGTCTTCACCACACCAGCACAAAAACACCAGATTTGGTTTTAAGGTATAAGCTTGAGTATTCTTGGGGCGGAGAAATTTTAGCACGCGTTAAAGTCTTCAACGGCGGCACGGGAACACTACGCAGTGAACGAAGTTATAAAATTGCACAACCGGAGCGCTACCCATTTTTAGCCCATCGCATGGCGGTGGAATTTAATGATGGACTTGGACTTCCTTCTATCGCATGGATGGAGCGATTTATTATTTTTTCAAAATACACAACACCAAAGCAAAGTGAAATTGTTCTTGCTGATTATACATTAACATTTCAACAGACTGTTGTTTCTGGCGGGCTAAATATTTTCCCCAAATGGGCAGATGCGCGTCAGTCTGGCTATTATTATTCTGACTATACTGCCAAGGTCCCTACTTTATACCACGTTAATCTTTCTTCGGGACAAAAAACCAAGATTGCACAAAGCGAAGGTATGATGATGGTTTCTGATGTAAGCCAAGATGGCACAAGACTCCTTCTTACTATGGCGCCCAGTGATCAGCCGGATGTTTACATGTATAATACGCAAACAAAACACCTTGAGCGTCTTACTACGTATTCAGGTATTGATGTGAGTGCTGGGTTTATTGACGATGAAAGGCGTATTGTATTTGTATCTGATCGGCTGGGGTACCCAAATATCTTTTCTAAAACCATAGGACAAAGCAGTGTTGAGCAAATGGTTTACCACGGAAGAAACAATAACTCTGTTTCGGCCTTTGGGCGTTATATGGTTTATTCTAGTCGAGAAAAATCTAGTGAATTTGGCTCTGGGACGTTTAATCTCTATCTTATCTCAACTCAAACAGACTACATTCGCCAGCTTACAGCAACAGGAAAAAATCTTTTCCCCCGCTTTTCTAATGACGGAGAGAGTGTTTTGTTTATTAAAGAATACGGTGCTCAAAGTGCTTTAGGTGTCATTCGATTAGGTGCCAACAAAAGCTTTCATTTCCCCTTGAAAGCGGGCCATATTCAATCTATTGACTGGTAA